One Zingiber officinale cultivar Zhangliang chromosome 10B, Zo_v1.1, whole genome shotgun sequence genomic window, attaaatacttttattacatatttttataaaattaatattcacataattttttattttatttatatttttaaattaattaatttatggtatCCATTATAATCAACGGTTAATTAACCCCGGGTATTTTTGAATCCCAGTTCCACCCTTGACAGGAACACTAACTTGAGTATTCGGAATATTGAGAGGtgtgaaattataattaattttattgatgaattaattgattaattaaaagattaatctGTTTgtgatattaattgattgattaattaatatttataaccGATTAAGTAATAATTGGCcagattaattaattgaattaattaatgataATTAATAAAGTTTAAGTGAAAAGACACATCTATTGATAAGGTTTAAGTGAAAAGATACACCCCATGTTATTTCATCTCAAAACCTTTCACCTGTTAGGAGTAATCCTTAATTCCTATAAAAGCAACTCCATTCCTATGATTCAAAATAATCAATTTTCAAGTTGTGAATTCTCCTTTTGAGTCATCTAtcttctctctcctctcttaGAGTTTCAAGGCTACAAGAGTTTGACAAGAGTTTGACAGAGCTTAAAATTTGGAGTGCTAGTATTTCAAAATGCAAGTCGTATTTTAGAAGATAATTATCGATAAACCGTAAGTACTTGGGCGGAATAATATCGTCTTAAAGGAAAGAAGACATACCCTTCACCTTGACCTTAGTACTCTTATCCTTGGAGATAAGTCTATCCAAAGGAGTGTGTCGATATCCGAAGGGATAACTCGACGACCAATAAGATTAAGTCGGTAACGACAATATCAATAAGAGTACGTCTATTATCTAAAAGGGTGTCTCGATACATGAATAGATATATCGAGAGTTTAAATGGGATAAGGTCCACATCACCATACCGAGCTCTACCGATTAGTATCATTGACTCATCGTCGAGATGACTAACTGGGCCCAACTATTAGATCAACATTGCAGATCCATCTCTTTATAAAAATTCCAACGATATTCACGGTTATGGCGACCGTGGGTCCTACTTCTACtggaaagaaataaaagaaattctCCATAATCGTCTTCAAGTgatataatagaaaaaaaaaactatattacTTGAAGAAAATATAACTTGTAAAGTTACCATCAAAAGATGTCCTAATGCATCTAAAAGTGAACCTTAAGCGATGGAAGAATTATTCACAAGGAAGAATAGAATTTTCCTATCCAACAACAATGCCTTAAAAGGATGGACGATAAAATTATACCATGGGTATAATTTAACAACGATGGTCAAGATTTTGTGGGGGTCATTTAACTAATATCACAAAATTGAGAATAGTGAATTTAAACTATCCAAAAAGAGGGCTAATGAAAGTCTTCATATAGAAGATCAAGTCCACTTGCAAAAAGTtagatttgagtctaactcaatgagacCTAAGTGGAGGTAAAAATAGATGATTTATAAGGATTGCATCACATGTGTTACAATTGATTAAGAAATTGAGTCAACTTTCTCTCGAAAAATAAATGTAATCACGGTCAGCACTCTAATTAGACAACTATAGCTATAGCTTGATGAAATTGGAAGACCAAAGGATGTATATTTCTTGAGTCAAGTGTCTCTCGAAGTGTAATACAATCCTGGTTAGTACTTCAATCAGACAACCATAACTTTAACTCGATGAGATTGGAAGACTAAGGGAGGTATACTTCTTGAGTTGAGTGTCTCGTGAAGACTAAAACAATCTTGGCCAACATTTCGATCATACGACCATTGTTTGGCTTGATGAGATTGGAAGATCAAGGGATGTATACTTTTTAAATCGAGTATCTCTTGAATAGTAAATGCAATCTTAGTCAATACTCCAATCAAACAATCATAGCTCTAGCTCGGTGAAATTAGAAGATCAAGTGATGTATATTTTCTAGATTGAACATTTTTTAGAATAAGTGTAATCTTGATCATCATCCTGATTAGACAACCACAGTTTTAACTTGGTAAAATCAAAAAATTAGAGTTATAGAGATTTGCTTTTAAGGAAGATTGAGTACCTTATAGTATTTTAAAAACACTAGAAATGTGGTTAAAAAAATCATCTAAACAAGATCATCTATGGTGATTGAGAGCGAGAATGCAGGATATTGTTCAAGAAATATTTCTCAAGAAAGAACAACATTTAATAATTGACTATATCGCATTTACCACAATTCAACAATGATGGCTAAAACATTgagaaaatgataaaagttatgtTAATAAGTTTTAGGTTTATCTAAAAATTATAAGGGAAGTTGTCATCTTGGCAAACTATAAGCTTCAgtgagataaaaaaaaatctctataagGCATTGAAAGGTTACGAACCTTCCAATGAAGACTATAAATGTGGGGTTGAACCAATGAATGTGGGGGTATTTAGATATAAATACCCAAATTAGGAGCTCAGAGAATTAATTGTATAAAATACATCGATATGTGCTAATATATCTTATACATTATGGTATCTAAGAAGTTATGAGAAGAGCACTAGTGTAAAATGATAAGTCTTGAAAAGACTTAATACCATTAAAGGAATATATCTCTAGTGGTGGAATTGTGTAGATTTGCTAGTTAAAAAAGGCCTATTGAGAAATCAACTATATTGCATGTCGAGGAACGAGTCTAAACCTCAACATTTAAATTGAGTAATGGTAGCCCAAtcatgttgactggagatcccaagatcatgGTTCAAAAGCGACAATTAAGCTACAAGATTCGAGGCACCTAATAGTAATTATTCTAACTcatttatggatacaaaagatGCAACCTGTAAAATAAGTAAAGGATGAACAAAAGTTCTTAATGATTCCTATATTATAACGCAAAGGGTATAATAGAATATTATAGATACTTTTAATAGAAGATCACCTATGTAAGTGTGAAGACTGACCGCTTCAATAAAACACTTATGAATCTCAAGTTTTGTCCATGGCCAAAACGAACACAATAAAGAATTCGATCATTGGGCAGCCAAGTAAATCCGATCATATTCCActatggaaggttcaaagccataAACTACCTCTCCTGATGTGAAAATCTTCCGATGAAACTCTTGTTTAAGACTTAAAACTTATTCATAATTTTTATTCATGTAGGGGATTGATGGAAAATTTATTTTGGTGACCAATAAATTAAATAGGGATATGACGACTATTTCATGAATAGACCATCGTAAACTAATACATCGAGTGAATGAGAATTTAATGTCTAATGAAGGGTTGATCCGATATGATCGGACGGAAGTTTGACTCACACACAAATTGGATTCATGGATGAGATTACATGAATGCTAACTCGAGTATACATAATTATTGAAGGGTgtgaaattagaattaattttgttgattgattaatgaatttattaaaagattaatcatgattgtaatattaattaattaattaatatttataatagattaaataaataatcaattatgaattaattaataataattgatAAAGTTTAAGTGAAAGGACACACCTATTGATAAGGTTTAAGTGAAAAGATGCATTCCATATCTTTTATCTCTTGAAATAAACTTTTCATCTTTTGGGAGTAAAACTTTCAtccctataaaaggagcctcatTCATTTGATTCAAAAGACTCAAGTGAAGTTTGGTTAAATAATTGGAATGACAATGGGTAAGAGTTTAATAGTAAGATGGAATGAGAATAGAAATGAAAATGAAACTCACCTAGTTATATgactttggttgattcccataaatctggaaatcattttcaaattgtCATTACAAATTCACAATCCAAATAATATCTTTTAGTATCATTTCATTCTCTCACTCCCAAACCCATCAATCAAACATCACCTCAATTCTCAAGTTGTGAATTCTCCTCTTGAGTTCTccactctctcctttttttttaagAGTTTCAGGGTTTCAAAAATTCAACATGACTTAAAATTTTGGTGTGCTCTCATTTTGAGACATAGGCCGTTGTATCTTAGGAGACAATTGTCGATAAACCATGAACACTTGGGCAGGATAATATCATCTTAAAGAAAGAAGATCTAGTCTTCACCTCGACCTTAATTAATACTCTTATCTTTAGAGATAAGTTTATCCAAAGAGGATGTATCGATATCTAAAAGGATAACTCGACGACCGATGAGATTAAGTCAATAACGACGATACCTAGAAGGGTATGCCTATTACTCGAATGAGTGTTTTGATATCCAAATGGAGATGTCGAGAGTTTAAATGGAACAAGGTCCGTCGTACCAAACTCAACCAGTTAAAATTATCCATTCATCATCAAGATAACTAACCAGATCCAACGGTTAATTAAATCAACACCGCAAATCCATCTCTATATATAAAAATCCCAACAGCTTTGTAATGGCACACGATTCTGATACCTTTCAAACTTCGTAGGTGGCGCATAATTCACACGTTCATTCGCTTTCTTCACAGCTCGTGGGAACAGGTCTCACTCTACTATTGAGAGGCGGGCGCTGCGTGGATGCATGTTCATTGCTTATAGTGGAGGATGATGATCTGTGGATGAATTCAGCACCGCCAAAAAAATCTAAATATGTATAAACTTGATTATATTTGATGACCTGTCCATCTTCATCATTATTAATTTTTAAGATCCGTTGACCTCCTAGGATTCCTCTCGGTCGCACTTGAAATTAACACTTACACACTGATGAATCTAACAGTTTGATGCATTCATGTCGATTGTCGATCACACTTGTATTCAACCTCGTGCCGCCGTGCGCTTCGATCCCACTCCCACCCGGTGGAATGATACGAGTACGGAATACAGACAGGGAATCTGAAAGCTGGGGCGGGCATGGAAACAGCTGGACCAACGAAGCCACTCCCACGTATATAATTAGGTGACCGATTCTTTAAAGTCGCCTTTCCAGGTCGGCATCTGGAACCGACTCCAGCCCCATCGCTTACTCTTCTCTTGCTGAATTTGGCTAGAAAATCCAGCAGCAAGATTACGAACATCTAGGAAGAAAAGTATGCACTCTCTCTCTTTTTCATCGATTCCGTGTTGTGAATTCATTGCTTACGTTCACTTGATTTCTTCCAGGAATAAAGAAGTTGATTTCTGTATTTTTAGGCTAATTATTGCTGAGATTTTTCCTGGGGAAGGAAGTGAATTATGGGCCCGAAAGATTTGAGGCCCAAAGATACAATTCTTTACTTAGCCTCTCAACTAATGATGTGGGCCTCCAAACAAGCCCCTCGAGCccattctcctttctctttagattTTCTCTTCTACAGCGGGTTGAATTGAGTAGTGAGTTACATTGATCTTCATTTTGATTTCATTATTTTgatcataaaatctataaatctattgatcctgtccggaatttGAGTCAGATGAAAACCGGATGAGTTGTTGTTGGCTTTGACGGAGGGGCGACTAAGACATCTTTCTCGTATGCGCTTCCAAAAATGGACTCCCACGTGGTGCTGATAGACGACGATTACTGAGCCGGTGGTACCTaaactctgcgcacactcagacaagcacacgggcgttagaggccagaaaccaAGGAAAAAAATTCCCGTAGCAAgtccttcgatgctcaagtcaggtactttttccccagaagaataatgtacgaaggagaaagaaagtagaagacaggtgcgaatgtgcgagagaacgtacctgcgtaagggagatgacctccctttttatatgacagtgcgtaccttcTGGAGTATGACTGATGTCAGAAAATAACGAGTGTCAGGACTTGTCgagtgatggaggacacgtggcaTCCTCCGGTAGGCTGAAGGAAACTTCCATTCACATATGACCGCAAACCGTTGGCATATTATTTGACACGTCACAGTTATTCTCTAACAGTCAATTATGATTCCCTAACCCTGTTTGTCATGTAGTACCTTTTATCCCGACCGAGTATGAATAAGGTCGCTCGAGATGATCAATCGGGTATAACACCTGACCTAGACCTAGGGGGGACGTGAGTTGGGGAGAGATTGTCAAAGAGCCGACCGGAAGTTGACTGACAGAGAGTTGGCTTACTAAGAGAACTAGGCCCAGATACAACCAAGTTATGAGACtcgaccagtcagatccaggtcaaGTGTTATACCGACTGTCCACCGGGTGGCTAAGGTATCTCAGATCGAGAGTCCTGGCTTGCGAGAATCCGATCGGAAATCATGTTGCTGCCGTCGTCACACAATCCTACTTCCTCTTTCCATATCTGTTGATTACCCTGTCCCTttaacttctgactgtcacgtctcaTTAATTTTTGACTGTCACACCTCTTTAATTTTTGATTACTCAATCTTATCGGATCCCACTGTTATACATCGTATCACCTATATTTGATTAGATTTAAGCTGCAACCACGGCTGGATGCTAGAAATTTGAAGGGTAAGGGTGAATTTGATCTCAACCTAAGTGCCTTTCACCGTCTACAGATGGCGACGACGTGAACAAAAGAACCACGTGAACTGGTATGCAATTCATGCTTATCCACAGCGAGAATACGACAAGGCTCAACACATCAACTGTGGAATGAGGTTGTTTGATCAACAGCTGGAGATGCATTCAACAAAGCATAGTTGAAGACCAGACCATCAGGTACACGCTAAATCCATGAACTGGCTCACAACAGCAGGATCAAATAAATCTGCATTTCAAACAAAAGAATACCAAAAAGAAGCAAAAAAGAAGGGATAGCCCACTAGGCCAAGCTTCAGCAGAATTAAGGCTAATCATATCCAACACCAGTAGAACTACTCTTATGAGATGTTGAACATTTTCTTAGTTCACCTCAATTGATcctacaataaaaataaaatgaaagaaaaaattgGTTGGAGAAATCTGCTCGCTCTCCAAGATCTCATCTGAGGAGCTCAAAGACTCCCCTACTCTGGGCATAAACTATTCCTTTGAATATGATCATACAACAACTCACAAAACATCTGATATCCTTGCATATATTCGAAGTTAAAAATATGCCGGTCTCTTCTCATGAACctacaaaattataaattttcttaACTTCTCATCTCCAGGTATAACTATCTGACTTCTCATCTTCTTCCCCGCAACTTTCTCCAGCAAAAGAGTGTGCTCTATTCGAAACGGCTAGCTGGAGGGGGCCTTGAGGAGAGCCAGATTGTGAGACACTTTGTTGAGGTGAAGAGGTGCAGTCCTCTTGGGGAACCCACATACCTCCCCCTAAAACAGCAACCGGTCGGCCACCGATAGAAGAAACTTTAGGCGCCTTTCGCGTGTGCAATCGGTACTTCTGAAATCAAAGATAGGAAGATCGTGTTAATGCTATACCACAATCATGAACCAACAAAAGATTAGTGATCAGGAATGCACAAGGCAGCAGATGTAGAATTTAGTGGGTACCTGCAGATGGCTTTTCACTTCATCGTTGGTGAGGCCATCCACCTTCATTAAGTCTCTTATCTGCTTCGGAGTCGCCACTGCATCGGAACCAATTGGAGATGAATCAGTGTGTATTGCTTCAAACCACCATTTACAGATATGAAAAACTACAAAGGTCAGAATTTGATCTCACCTTGAGCTCCACCAAGCTGTTGGAGAGCATTGACAAACCGGCTATGCAGCTCCTGTGGCCAACATCGCCGGACTTTCCTTGGCGGCGGCTGAAGCTGTAAGCTTAGGTGCGCGCCCACAGAAGCAGGGACCGACATCGGAGATCCAGCCACTCCCTCACATCCCGACCCACCGCTAGAATGCTCCTCGGCGGCAGATGAAAGCGAACAAGGTGAGTTCTTTGACGCAGTCGGCACAAGGGAGAGATCAGGAGACACCAACACCTGCTTCAGCTCCCCTTTGGATTTCATTGTAGGAGCTGATGTGCCATTAAAGGGCAAAAAGCTAGCCCCACGGGTAGTAGAGTTGAAGAACAAGCTCTGTCGTTCCTCGACCAGGCGATTTGATCTTCCATTTTTCTGTCGCCGGCACAAAAAATAAATTCGGTTTAGGGAGAAGAGAAATGAGgaataaataaaaacaagaagGGCTCAAATTTCTGCTCCGTACCTCTGTTGAATTTTTGTTGTCATCATCGTTCTTTTCTTCGCTGGAAGTATCACTCCACAACTGAACAGAACTCATCCAGTTCATCTTATCCTTGAAATCCGCTTCGTCCTCCCCTCTCTCTTCCTTGCACCGACTTCTAGTCGGAATAAATTCCTCGAACGGGCGCTCCGATCTCTCGCGCGACCATTGTTCCATCTCCATCTTCAGCCCTTCGATCACTGTATCACAAAATTATTCGCATAAAACAGCATAAAAATCACACCTTTAACCAAAACCCACGCCGAATCAAGAATCTCAAAAGAGAacggaataaaaaaaaaaaccttcggTGAGGAGAAGCATGCAGAGCGGGAGCTCGCGTTTGAAAGCCTCGGTCTTTGTCCTCTCCTCCTCTAGCATCCTCACGCACTCCTTCATCTTTGTCATCCGACCATCTCCGGCACCAAGCTCCGCCTCCGCCGCGTCGTTGAGGAACCCTCCGACTGTTCTCCTGGCAAAAGCGTTCAGATCCAGGACGATCTGCGTCGTCGTCGATCCCATCCTATCCTCAAAACCGCCCCGTCCCTCTCACTGCTCCtcggtctctctctctctctctctccttgaTGCGAAGGAGGCCGGAAGCCGCAGAGAAGAGGACAGCGGAGACGTCCATTTTTATACGCAAGAATGGATAAGAGGACGAACGGGGCGACCCGGTTCAGTAAAACCGAGCAAGGGCAAAAAAGGCCGAGAAAATATTCGAATACGACTCATCGCGTACCGCATCATGCGGCGAGGCGACACGCCGAATTGGACCGGACGGAATCTTCGTCATATTTTCCGTTGGCTGGTGCTCATCGACCCACACACACcttctatatttatatatattccgTTTAAATCTTTTGTTTAATTTTGGGATGGAATAAAGATTTGGAAAAGATCTCCCGCTAGGGTTTAGGTATCCACGTTCCAAATTGTTAATTTACTAACTCTTCAttcaaaacaaataaataaataaattacgaTACTACGACAGTCAtggattctccttcttctcggCACGTGGTGGACGAATCTGGTTATATATTTAAGTGAATTCATGTTACtcatttatatatttaattaattcaaatatagcGAAGCCTAACCCTGTAAAAAACTTTAGACAgagtttagtttctttctttgcaACTTCCTACCACTGAGAAAGTTGTCCTTGGTGTCCTAAATCCGTGATTTCGTGTCCTACTCGTCGTTTGTGCAAAGGACCTCCGTCCGTTGGGTGGTTGACCAGAACCCACCTTTAAAAAAATCCTCCAGTGCTTTTAGTTGACTTTCATCGCATTGCAAGTGCTTGTTTGACCCCAGTGCGATTCGATATCTTATCGGTTGGAATTCTTCCAACCACGCGCCAAataattgtaaaattaaatatctatgtTCCGATCCGATCTGGGATCGCGATTTGACGGATCAACGGGGGATAATTGCTCAAGGAGAgattatgaaaaaaaaactcaaatgcACAGCCTAGTGTCACAGGGATAATTTCCATCTTAAAATTTATCTGTGCGGCAACCATATCTAACACTTGATATAGCCTACTAATACACCATCAAAATATAAGAGAATACATGAGATAAAGATATAAAACTAGCTACACGTGTAGAAAAAACTTCCAACCTTTTGAATTCATAATAAAAGATTACAAAATGGACTCTTGAGAGATTGCTAACACATTCTTCTCTGCTTAGTCATGGTCCAATATTACCTAATTATAATGTATAGGTAGAAGTTGGCTTGACAATTACAAGCGGTTGCATAGCAGTTTCACCTCACATATCATATGTCCTGACTATCTGTCCACATCACTTGTTGCTTTAGCACCATGCCAAACATCAGCCTGCACCTTTGTGTTGGCCCAGGCCTGGCTCTGCAAACTGGTTGCTTTGACACCATATCAAATGCAACCCGGCACGCCTGATGCATGGCCCAACTCTTGCACCACGGACTTAGGCGAAAATAGCCTTCTCGTTGTTACATCCCTCGTGTTGCATTGCATGTGCTCGTCGCATGCCATGCTCACCTTTTCTGCAAGCCTTACTTGGCTAAATGCTTAGATTCTGCATGTCCAATCTTTGCATCTGTTCGTCATCACCAAGTCAAGCAGGTCGACCTCCTGCTCGACTTGTTCTTGGACAGCCCGCACGCACTATCACAAATTCTATCGTTGC contains:
- the LOC122029705 gene encoding transcription factor NIGTH1-like, which translates into the protein MGSTTTQIVLDLNAFARRTVGGFLNDAAEAELGAGDGRMTKMKECVRMLEEERTKTEAFKRELPLCMLLLTEVIEGLKMEMEQWSRERSERPFEEFIPTRSRCKEERGEDEADFKDKMNWMSSVQLWSDTSSEEKNDDDNKNSTEKNGRSNRLVEERQSLFFNSTTRGASFLPFNGTSAPTMKSKGELKQVLVSPDLSLVPTASKNSPCSLSSAAEEHSSGGSGCEGVAGSPMSVPASVGAHLSLQLQPPPRKVRRCWPQELHSRFVNALQQLGGAQVATPKQIRDLMKVDGLTNDEVKSHLQKYRLHTRKAPKVSSIGGRPVAVLGGGMWVPQEDCTSSPQQSVSQSGSPQGPLQLAVSNRAHSFAGESCGEEDEKSDSYTWR